A single window of Ovis aries strain OAR_USU_Benz2616 breed Rambouillet chromosome 24, ARS-UI_Ramb_v3.0, whole genome shotgun sequence DNA harbors:
- the POP7 gene encoding ribonuclease P protein subunit p20 isoform X1, whose amino-acid sequence MQPGGVFIRYPGVYEVNEEPNDLETVRGSAGWAHSMAENREPRGTVEADLDPVEYTLRKRLPHRLPRRPNDIYVNMKTDFKAQLARCQKLLDGGARGQNACSEIYIHGLGLAINRAINIALQLQAGSFGSLQVAANTSTVELVDELEPETDSREPLTRIRNNSAIHIRVFRVTPK is encoded by the exons ATGCAACCCGGAGGTGTGTTCATCAGATATCCCGGGGTGTATGAAGTAAACGAGGAGCCGAATGATTTAGAAACTGTCCGCGGCAGCGCTGGCTG GGCTCACAGCATGGCCGAAAACCGAGAGCCCCGCGGGACTGTCGAGGCTGATCTGGACCCGGTGGAGTACACCCTGCGGAAGCGGCTTCCCCACCGCCTGCCCCGGAGGCCCAATGACATCTATGTCAACATGAAGACTGACTTTAAGGCGCAGCTGGCCCGCTGCCAGAAGCTGTTGGACGGAGGGGCGCGGGGTCAGAACGCATGCAGTGAGATCTACATTCACGGCTTGGGCCTGGCCATCAACCGGGCCATCAACATTGCCCTACAACTGCAGGCGGGCAGCTTCGGGTCCTTGCAAGTGGCTGCCAATACCTCCACCGTGGAGCTTGTCGATGAGCTGGAACCGGAGACTGATTCCCGAGAGCCGCTGACCCGGATCCGCAACAACTCTGCCATCCACATCCGTGTCTTCAGGGTCACGCCCAAGTAA
- the POP7 gene encoding ribonuclease P protein subunit p20 isoform X2, translated as MAENREPRGTVEADLDPVEYTLRKRLPHRLPRRPNDIYVNMKTDFKAQLARCQKLLDGGARGQNACSEIYIHGLGLAINRAINIALQLQAGSFGSLQVAANTSTVELVDELEPETDSREPLTRIRNNSAIHIRVFRVTPK; from the coding sequence ATGGCCGAAAACCGAGAGCCCCGCGGGACTGTCGAGGCTGATCTGGACCCGGTGGAGTACACCCTGCGGAAGCGGCTTCCCCACCGCCTGCCCCGGAGGCCCAATGACATCTATGTCAACATGAAGACTGACTTTAAGGCGCAGCTGGCCCGCTGCCAGAAGCTGTTGGACGGAGGGGCGCGGGGTCAGAACGCATGCAGTGAGATCTACATTCACGGCTTGGGCCTGGCCATCAACCGGGCCATCAACATTGCCCTACAACTGCAGGCGGGCAGCTTCGGGTCCTTGCAAGTGGCTGCCAATACCTCCACCGTGGAGCTTGTCGATGAGCTGGAACCGGAGACTGATTCCCGAGAGCCGCTGACCCGGATCCGCAACAACTCTGCCATCCACATCCGTGTCTTCAGGGTCACGCCCAAGTAA